The following nucleotide sequence is from Rhizobium etli CFN 42.
CGTCGAAAGCCTCGCTCCGGCAGAGGAGGACGATCAGACCGTCACAACAGAAATCTGAGGCCTGGAGAAATTGGCAGGGTCGAAATCGATGTTGTAGCCGGCAATCGCGTAGGACAGGGTCTAAAAATCGCCGCAGCCTGCAACAGTTCAGTTCTCAGCGACAAGCTAAGCTGGCGACCCATCTAGTTAAGCAGCCGCGGCGAATCCAACCGTTGGAAAAGGCGCGAGCGCACAACGTTCTTCCCTTCCTACTGATGGCGGCGATGCGACGTTATCGATGCCAACAAGATCGCGTGACGCGCCATCGCACGACTCCACCCCGCGCTGCTTGCCCGAGGTTAGCAAACAACAGCATGTGCAAGACGCCGCAGCATTGTCACCGCTTCCCCTCAGTCGAGATCCACCCATGAGAGCGATCTATCTCGACAATAATGCAACGACCAGAGTCGATCCTGAAGTGGTTGAAGCCATGCTGCCGTTCTTTGCGGATCAGTTTGGAAACCCTTCGTCGACGCACGCTTTTGGCTCCTCCATCCGCGAGGCGGTGAGGAAGGCGCGCCGGCAATTGCAAGCGCTGATCGGCGCCGAGTTCGATCATGAGATCGTGTTCACCTCGGGGGGGACGGAAAGCGACAATGCGGCGATCCTTTCGGCGCTGGAGGTGATGCCTGAGCGCACAGAGATCGTGACTTCCGCAGTCGAGCATTCAGCGGTGCTGACACTCTGCGGCCATCTGGAGAAGACGCGCGGCATTAAGGTACACAGGATCCCAGTGGATCGACATGGACGTCTCGATCTTGACGCCTATGAGACCGCCCTCACTCATCGTGTAGCGATTGCTTCGATCATGTGGGCGAACAACGAGACGGGAACCATTTTCCCGGTCGCTAAGCTTGCCGAGATGGCCAAGAGAATCGGTGCACTTTTCCACACCGACGCGGTCCAGGCGGTCGGCAAGGTTCCAATGGACCTCCAACCTACTGCAATCGACATGCTTTCGTTGTCCGGACACAAATTCCATGGACCAAAAGGCATTGGTGCACTCTATCTCAGGCGGGGCTTATCTTTCTCCTCACTGATCAAGGGAGGTCATCAGGAGCGCGACCGACGCGCAGGGACAGAAAATACGGCCGGGATTGTCGGTTTAGGCAAGGCTGCCGAACTCGCCCTGAAATCAATAGACGACGAGAGCACCCGATTAAAGTCGCTCCGAGATCGATTGGAGAACGGCATTGTCCAGCGTGTTCCAGGCGCCTTCGTAACCGGCGATAGGCTTAAGAGGTTGCCGAACACGGCGAACATCGCCTTTCAACGTGTCGAAGGAGACAGTATGCTCCTTCTTCTCAACCGCTATGGCATCGCCTGCTCTTCCGGCTCTGCTTGCTCCTCCGGTTCGCTGGAGCCGAGCCATGTCTTGAGGGCAATGGATATCCCTCATGCTATGGCGCACGGAACAATCCGCTTCTCGTTCTCGCGCGATAACTGTGACGAGGATGTCGACCGGGTGCTCGAAGTTTTACCGGGCATCGTTGAA
It contains:
- the nifS gene encoding cysteine desulfurase NifS, whose product is MRAIYLDNNATTRVDPEVVEAMLPFFADQFGNPSSTHAFGSSIREAVRKARRQLQALIGAEFDHEIVFTSGGTESDNAAILSALEVMPERTEIVTSAVEHSAVLTLCGHLEKTRGIKVHRIPVDRHGRLDLDAYETALTHRVAIASIMWANNETGTIFPVAKLAEMAKRIGALFHTDAVQAVGKVPMDLQPTAIDMLSLSGHKFHGPKGIGALYLRRGLSFSSLIKGGHQERDRRAGTENTAGIVGLGKAAELALKSIDDESTRLKSLRDRLENGIVQRVPGAFVTGDRLKRLPNTANIAFQRVEGDSMLLLLNRYGIACSSGSACSSGSLEPSHVLRAMDIPHAMAHGTIRFSFSRDNCDEDVDRVLEVLPGIVERLRSQSRSGHVADTSSRVRSGE